In one window of Tumebacillus algifaecis DNA:
- a CDS encoding metallophosphoesterase family protein: MKILSFSDLHVDYNSTELNRELTQEIADCIKEHAPDRVIVAGDMAGGAERCIRYIEEIQEKSGVPLSYVPGNHSIWATRDNGDSWKQYNLLRDHESSLIDKPLLLNEEWVLVGDMGWYDYTHGLEHKTRAEIVKDKNMMWKDSVMARWGMEDEELTELILEKLRGQFEQFQDRKVMFVNHFIPYASYVPLSKRPEHPMGKVWNLIRPFMGSTKLGELLDQYAHVEYVIFGHKHWRHGMEVHNGKKIICNPLGYVKEWVTDDFATEIRSAATVIEL, translated from the coding sequence TTGAAGATCTTATCATTTTCTGACTTGCATGTAGATTATAACAGTACCGAATTGAATCGCGAATTGACACAAGAGATTGCCGACTGCATCAAGGAACATGCCCCCGACCGAGTGATCGTGGCCGGTGATATGGCCGGTGGTGCAGAGCGTTGCATTCGATACATTGAAGAGATTCAGGAAAAGTCGGGCGTACCGCTCTCCTATGTGCCAGGCAACCACTCGATCTGGGCGACGCGCGACAACGGCGATTCGTGGAAGCAGTACAATCTATTGCGCGACCATGAGTCGTCTCTGATCGATAAACCGCTCCTCTTGAACGAAGAGTGGGTGCTGGTTGGCGACATGGGTTGGTACGATTACACACACGGTCTGGAACACAAGACGCGGGCTGAGATCGTGAAGGATAAAAATATGATGTGGAAAGACAGCGTGATGGCGCGTTGGGGCATGGAAGATGAGGAGTTGACCGAACTGATACTGGAAAAGCTGCGTGGGCAGTTTGAGCAGTTTCAGGATCGAAAGGTCATGTTTGTGAATCACTTCATTCCGTATGCCAGCTACGTGCCGCTCTCCAAGCGACCAGAGCATCCGATGGGCAAGGTGTGGAACTTGATCCGACCGTTTATGGGCTCGACGAAACTTGGCGAACTGCTCGATCAGTACGCGCATGTCGAGTATGTCATCTTCGGACACAAACATTGGCGCCACGGGATGGAAGTGCATAACGGCAAGAAGATCATTTGCAACCCGCTCGGCTATGTCAAAGAGTGGGTGACCGATGATTTTGCAACAGAGATTCGCAGCGCTGCGACAGTGATTGAACTGTAA
- a CDS encoding sulfate/molybdate ABC transporter ATP-binding protein, with the protein MQIQTHNLSKKFGAFHAVNDVSFTIDSGKLIGLLGPSGGGKTTILRMLAGLEKPTSGEIHFEGALVNHLPPQERGIGFVFQNYALFKHMNIFENIAFGLTVQKRNKREIKARVDELLELTELAGLEQRFPHQLSGGQRQRVAFARALAPAPQLLLLDEPFAAIDAKVRKELRQWLKAMIAQLGVTSIFVTHDQEEAVEVADEIMIINQGRLEQKGSPWEVYKRPATPFVASFIGDSVAVHDLRALKGFESAVGKLRHNHQIFIRPESIEVGREREVPFPHAAATGEVKQVQFRGHVWQVEVEVGQQRLLAHHSLEKAPLQIGEEVAVLVHQIQLFDADETLLVDNELKGSDARWQQRIFG; encoded by the coding sequence ATGCAGATTCAAACACATAACCTCAGCAAAAAGTTTGGCGCGTTTCATGCGGTGAACGATGTCTCCTTTACGATCGATTCTGGAAAACTGATCGGACTGCTTGGCCCGAGCGGCGGTGGCAAGACCACCATTTTGCGCATGCTGGCCGGACTTGAGAAACCGACCTCAGGTGAAATTCACTTCGAAGGCGCCCTCGTCAACCACTTGCCACCGCAGGAGCGCGGCATCGGCTTTGTTTTTCAAAATTACGCCTTGTTCAAACACATGAACATTTTCGAAAATATCGCATTCGGCCTCACCGTTCAAAAGAGAAACAAACGGGAGATCAAGGCGCGCGTCGATGAGTTGCTGGAGTTGACAGAGCTGGCTGGACTTGAGCAACGCTTCCCCCATCAGCTCTCCGGCGGTCAGCGTCAACGTGTCGCCTTTGCCCGTGCGCTCGCTCCTGCACCGCAGTTGTTGCTGCTCGATGAGCCGTTCGCGGCAATCGATGCGAAAGTGCGCAAAGAGTTACGTCAGTGGTTGAAAGCGATGATCGCACAGCTTGGCGTGACTTCAATCTTTGTGACGCACGATCAGGAAGAGGCGGTCGAAGTCGCCGATGAGATCATGATCATCAACCAAGGGCGCTTGGAACAAAAAGGGAGCCCTTGGGAGGTCTACAAACGCCCGGCCACTCCGTTTGTCGCCAGCTTTATCGGTGATTCGGTAGCCGTGCACGATCTGCGGGCCTTGAAAGGATTTGAAAGCGCGGTCGGCAAACTCCGTCACAACCATCAGATCTTCATCCGTCCGGAATCGATTGAAGTCGGACGAGAGCGTGAAGTTCCCTTTCCCCATGCGGCCGCTACCGGTGAGGTCAAACAGGTCCAGTTCCGCGGCCATGTCTGGCAAGTGGAAGTCGAAGTTGGCCAACAGCGTCTGCTCGCTCATCATTCGTTGGAAAAAGCACCACTGCAGATCGGAGAGGAAGTTGCCGTATTGGTGCATCAGATCCAGCTCTTCGATGCTGATGAAACTTTGCTTGTGGACAACGAACTGAAAGGGAGTGATGCGAGATGGCAGCAAAGAATTTTTGGGTAA
- a CDS encoding class I SAM-dependent methyltransferase, with protein MKQQEEAKALVQTQFGKNAAHYVQSEAHAKGDDLGLLIEWLQPQKRMKALDIATGGGHVSKALAPHVGQVVACDLTREMLMAASNHLSEAGCENVCFVRGDAEDLPFVDGAFDVVTCRIAPHHFPNPEAFVNEVARVLKAGGQFVMIDNVVPPVPELGVWRDQIEKLRDPSHVRCLSVEEWQALFAKAGLSEVQSRVRRKTSQFLPWMERMSCTDEQVRQTEAFILAGDETWKQYFNIVVEGGRVKSLEIEEWMVLARK; from the coding sequence ATGAAACAACAGGAGGAAGCAAAGGCGCTGGTGCAAACGCAGTTTGGGAAGAATGCGGCGCATTATGTGCAAAGTGAAGCGCATGCGAAAGGCGATGATCTCGGGCTATTGATCGAATGGCTACAGCCGCAAAAGCGGATGAAAGCGCTAGATATCGCAACGGGTGGAGGTCATGTGAGCAAGGCATTAGCACCGCACGTGGGGCAGGTGGTGGCTTGTGATTTGACACGTGAGATGCTTATGGCCGCGTCGAATCATCTGTCGGAAGCAGGTTGTGAAAATGTGTGTTTTGTGCGAGGAGATGCGGAGGATTTGCCTTTTGTGGACGGTGCATTTGATGTGGTGACCTGCCGGATTGCGCCACACCATTTTCCGAATCCAGAAGCATTTGTGAATGAAGTCGCACGAGTGTTGAAAGCGGGCGGACAATTTGTGATGATCGACAACGTGGTGCCGCCTGTGCCGGAGCTTGGGGTGTGGCGCGACCAGATTGAGAAACTGCGCGATCCAAGCCACGTGCGCTGCTTGAGCGTGGAAGAATGGCAGGCACTGTTTGCAAAAGCGGGCCTGTCCGAAGTGCAGAGCAGAGTGCGGCGCAAGACGTCCCAGTTTCTCCCGTGGATGGAGCGCATGTCCTGTACCGATGAGCAGGTGCGGCAGACGGAGGCATTCATCCTCGCTGGCGACGAGACCTGGAAACAGTATTTCAACATCGTTGTGGAGGGTGGCCGAGTCAAGTCGCTGGAGATTGAAGAGTGGATGGTACTGGCGAGGAAGTGA
- a CDS encoding HD domain-containing phosphohydrolase, whose protein sequence is MLTVRVDLNPEEMLKIIFDYIAKITAEKRLSHILMLMADMGREMIIADRCTLWLHDEERQELRTTVAHEVGEIRIPVDSGIVGHTIRTGQPIIIDDAYQDERFNAVVDRQTGYRTRSILVIPIRDKEGKVMGAYQAINKMTPAGKFTQKDLEHLTLAAYYSGKSLESAMLAQEIEEAQKEIIFTMGEVGESRSKETGNHVKRVAEYSKILALHYGLSEEEAELIKTASPMHDIGKVAIPDSILNKPGKLTADEYELMKTHTTIGYHLLKNSKGRILNAAATIAIEHHEKWNGTGYPKGLQEEQIHLYGRITAIADVFDALASDRPYKKAWELDRILGLFRQERGEHFDPQLVDVFFESLDEILEVREKYGDHFNS, encoded by the coding sequence TTGCTGACAGTACGAGTAGATTTAAATCCAGAGGAAATGCTCAAGATTATCTTTGATTATATTGCGAAGATCACAGCGGAGAAGCGGTTGAGTCACATTTTGATGCTGATGGCCGACATGGGGCGCGAGATGATCATCGCCGACCGCTGTACCTTGTGGCTGCATGATGAAGAGCGCCAAGAATTGCGGACAACGGTGGCGCATGAGGTGGGGGAAATTCGCATTCCGGTCGACTCGGGCATCGTTGGACACACGATTCGCACCGGCCAGCCGATCATCATTGATGACGCCTATCAGGACGAGCGCTTTAACGCGGTGGTCGATCGCCAGACTGGATATCGCACGAGATCGATTTTGGTGATCCCGATTCGGGATAAAGAGGGCAAGGTGATGGGAGCATACCAAGCGATCAATAAGATGACGCCTGCTGGGAAGTTTACACAAAAGGATTTAGAACATCTGACGCTGGCGGCGTACTATTCGGGCAAATCGTTGGAGTCGGCGATGTTGGCACAGGAGATCGAAGAGGCGCAAAAAGAAATCATTTTTACGATGGGCGAAGTTGGAGAGTCGAGATCGAAAGAGACGGGGAACCATGTCAAACGGGTTGCAGAATATTCGAAGATTTTAGCGTTGCACTACGGTCTGAGCGAGGAAGAGGCGGAACTGATCAAGACGGCGTCTCCGATGCACGATATTGGCAAGGTCGCCATTCCAGACTCGATCCTCAACAAGCCCGGCAAGTTGACGGCAGATGAATATGAACTGATGAAAACACATACGACGATCGGCTATCATCTATTAAAAAATTCGAAGGGCCGTATTTTGAACGCTGCGGCGACGATTGCGATCGAACATCATGAAAAATGGAATGGGACAGGCTATCCCAAAGGATTGCAAGAGGAGCAGATCCACCTGTATGGTCGCATTACCGCCATCGCCGATGTGTTCGACGCCTTGGCAAGCGACCGTCCCTATAAAAAAGCTTGGGAGCTTGACCGGATTCTCGGACTGTTCCGCCAAGAGCGCGGGGAGCATTTTGATCCACAGCTTGTGGACGTGTTTTTCGAGAGTTTGGATGAGATTCTGGAAGTACGCGAGAAGTATGGTGACCATTTCAATTCCTGA
- a CDS encoding DnaJ family domain-containing protein, which translates to MSKEKNQFVPSEVRESSEESRYSEIQVSSWIDEAFHDFEKNGGLEGNKHKGKPLAVDDAHHSENYALHSILKNANVLPPWLELQHKIRDEIKAVLDALDSGKQVDLEVAVIPINEKIKKYNMSCPFPMQKTRIFPEKIRKQYEKWE; encoded by the coding sequence ATGTCGAAGGAAAAAAACCAATTTGTGCCGAGTGAAGTGCGCGAAAGTTCCGAAGAATCCCGTTACTCCGAAATACAAGTCAGCTCCTGGATCGATGAAGCATTTCATGATTTTGAGAAAAACGGTGGGTTGGAAGGGAACAAGCACAAAGGCAAACCGTTGGCCGTTGATGATGCGCATCACAGTGAGAACTATGCGTTGCACTCGATCTTAAAAAATGCGAATGTCCTGCCTCCTTGGCTTGAGTTGCAGCATAAAATTCGCGATGAGATCAAGGCGGTGCTCGACGCGCTCGATAGCGGGAAGCAGGTCGATCTGGAAGTGGCCGTCATCCCGATCAATGAGAAGATCAAGAAATATAACATGAGCTGTCCGTTTCCGATGCAAAAGACGCGAATTTTTCCGGAAAAGATCCGGAAACAATATGAGAAGTGGGAATAG
- a CDS encoding DUF3307 domain-containing protein: MEWFIGHLVGDYLLQNDWMAYNKKQKTLKGEIACNLHCLIWTLSVLVFTGWWDWPHFLWVYGTHYLLDRTGLVHWYVNRINRGKPLPWLYIMTDNVLHLLTLYVLDKYV, from the coding sequence ATGGAATGGTTCATCGGTCATCTGGTCGGGGACTACCTCTTGCAAAACGACTGGATGGCGTACAACAAAAAGCAGAAGACGCTAAAAGGTGAGATCGCCTGCAATCTGCATTGTCTGATCTGGACACTGAGCGTCTTGGTCTTTACCGGCTGGTGGGATTGGCCGCATTTTCTGTGGGTGTACGGAACTCACTACCTGTTGGATCGCACCGGTCTTGTACATTGGTATGTGAATCGAATCAATCGGGGGAAGCCCCTGCCGTGGCTGTATATCATGACAGATAACGTGTTGCATCTTTTGACTTTGTATGTGCTGGATAAGTATGTATAA
- a CDS encoding sulfate ABC transporter substrate-binding protein produces MAAKNFWVSALVAVSLAILPACSEKTDQAELTLTLGAYTVPKEAFGKIIPKFQEAWKAKTGQHVLFQESYEASGTQARAIVGGFEADLAALSLEADIDAISQAGLITHDWKAKQHGGMVTNSVVALGVRDGNPKAIKDWEDLAGRGVSVLYPNPKTSGGAQWDINAIYGAGLKKSEETGAKNPAFAKDLLRRIHANVKSLDKSGRASMTTFESGTGDVVVTYENELLARVKEGAKYTIVVPTHTIKIENPVAIIDKNVDKHGTREVAEAFVSFLYTKEAQTIFAESGFRPVDPDVAQSFSNQYQTPPGLFEIAYLGGWSKVRHDLYGEGALWDQILAGN; encoded by the coding sequence ATGGCAGCAAAGAATTTTTGGGTAAGCGCACTGGTCGCGGTAAGTCTGGCCATTCTGCCCGCCTGTTCGGAAAAAACGGATCAGGCGGAGCTCACTCTGACACTCGGCGCCTACACCGTCCCCAAAGAAGCGTTCGGCAAAATCATTCCGAAATTTCAGGAAGCGTGGAAGGCCAAAACGGGCCAGCACGTCCTGTTTCAAGAATCCTACGAAGCGTCCGGCACGCAAGCGCGGGCCATCGTCGGCGGTTTCGAAGCGGATCTTGCCGCTCTGTCCTTAGAAGCAGACATCGATGCGATCAGCCAAGCAGGGCTGATCACCCATGACTGGAAAGCAAAGCAGCACGGCGGCATGGTCACCAACTCTGTCGTCGCACTCGGGGTTCGCGATGGCAACCCGAAAGCGATCAAGGACTGGGAAGACCTCGCAGGTCGCGGTGTGTCCGTCCTCTATCCCAATCCGAAAACGTCGGGCGGTGCGCAATGGGACATCAATGCGATCTACGGCGCAGGGCTTAAAAAATCGGAAGAGACGGGCGCAAAAAACCCCGCATTTGCCAAAGATTTGCTGCGTCGCATCCATGCGAACGTCAAATCGCTCGACAAAAGCGGACGCGCCTCGATGACCACCTTTGAATCGGGAACTGGCGATGTGGTCGTCACCTATGAAAATGAGTTGCTGGCTCGTGTCAAAGAGGGAGCGAAATACACCATCGTGGTACCCACTCATACGATCAAGATTGAAAACCCCGTTGCCATCATTGACAAAAATGTTGACAAACACGGCACTCGCGAAGTAGCCGAAGCATTTGTCAGCTTCCTCTACACCAAGGAAGCGCAGACAATTTTTGCCGAAAGTGGGTTTCGCCCGGTCGATCCTGATGTTGCACAATCGTTTTCCAACCAGTATCAAACCCCACCCGGCCTGTTCGAGATCGCCTACTTGGGCGGCTGGTCGAAAGTTCGCCATGATCTGTACGGAGAGGGAGCTTTGTGGGACCAAATTTTAGCGGGCAACTAA
- a CDS encoding SRPBCC domain-containing protein, which yields MSENMESNNELVLTRTFDAPRELVFKVWSEAEHLMHWWGPKGFKMEVAAFDFRPGGVFHYSQQTPDGQKMWGKFVFQEMVAPEKLVFINSFSDAEGNLVRAPFNATWPLEILNTLTFEEHDGKTTLTMRGYPVNATEEERQTFESMRGGIQQGFAGTFNQLTEYLASVQTK from the coding sequence ATGTCTGAAAACATGGAATCAAACAATGAACTGGTGCTCACGCGCACCTTTGATGCACCGCGGGAGCTCGTATTTAAAGTGTGGAGCGAAGCGGAACATCTGATGCATTGGTGGGGGCCGAAAGGTTTCAAAATGGAAGTCGCCGCGTTCGATTTCCGTCCCGGTGGTGTCTTCCACTACAGCCAGCAAACCCCTGACGGCCAAAAAATGTGGGGCAAGTTTGTTTTTCAAGAGATGGTTGCACCTGAGAAACTCGTCTTCATCAATTCTTTTTCCGATGCGGAAGGCAATCTGGTACGCGCTCCCTTTAACGCGACTTGGCCGCTGGAAATCCTGAATACGCTGACGTTCGAAGAGCACGATGGCAAAACGACGTTAACGATGCGGGGATACCCGGTCAACGCCACAGAGGAAGAACGTCAAACGTTCGAGTCGATGCGCGGCGGGATTCAACAAGGTTTTGCCGGGACGTTCAACCAACTCACCGAATACCTTGCGAGTGTGCAAACCAAGTAG
- a CDS encoding ArsR/SmtB family transcription factor, which yields MHSTLTALAEPNRLRIVELLRDRPLTVGEIADRLGLHQPQVSKHLRVLSEAGLVEVHPIANRRIYKLRPQPFQVLDDWLATFHRVWEDRFNQLDDYLNKLQGKDQEPDDDK from the coding sequence ATGCATTCGACTCTGACTGCTCTCGCCGAGCCTAATCGCCTACGCATTGTCGAGCTTTTACGCGATCGCCCGCTCACCGTAGGCGAGATCGCGGATCGTCTTGGACTTCACCAGCCACAGGTATCGAAACATCTGCGCGTACTGAGCGAAGCCGGACTTGTCGAAGTACACCCGATCGCGAACCGGCGAATCTACAAACTTCGTCCCCAGCCGTTCCAAGTGTTAGACGACTGGCTGGCGACTTTTCACCGCGTCTGGGAAGATCGTTTCAACCAATTGGACGATTATCTGAACAAACTGCAAGGTAAGGATCAGGAACCTGACGACGACAAATAG